A genome region from Schistocerca americana isolate TAMUIC-IGC-003095 chromosome 1, iqSchAmer2.1, whole genome shotgun sequence includes the following:
- the LOC124608190 gene encoding uncharacterized protein LOC124608190 — protein MSVRQAADKYGVPKSSIQRWVSSAKDSPPKKAGGQTSLSSREEDLIVSNLVTASEWGFPLTSMDIRVIVKQYLDRLGKRVKKFNNNLPGQDWVVSFLKTPKQILSERCCMNIKKVRAGIDQRMMQEYFSELEKSLDGISPEAIINYDETNITDDPGVKRVIGRRGSKHVYRIMDSSKSSISVMFCDTASGELLLPYVVYGESHVYDTWRQGGSKGALYGCSKTFWFNEIIFSDWFEGIILPYVKKLPKEVPKAVTGDNLSSHISINVLQKCREHNIKFILLPPNSTHLCQPLDVAYFRPLKAEWCKVLEEWKLNNRGPIMKDKFPAALKKTLNVMNYNNQMGHNIKARFKKTGIFPFNSQQVLKLIPKTTENEGDSQTLDNAFCTFLHELFRK, from the coding sequence ATGTCTGTAAGACAAGCAGCTGATAAGTATGGTGTCCCCAAGAGCTCTATTCAGAGATGGGTATCATCAGCAAAAGACTCTCCTCCCAAGAAAGCCGGTGGCCAAACTTCTCTCAGTTCTCGTGAGGAAGACCTCATAGTAAGTAATTTGGTAACTGCGAGTGAGTGGGGTTTTCCCTTGACTTCAATGGATATTAGAGTAATTGTCAAACAATATCTAGACAGGCTGGGAAAAAGAGTGAAAAAGTTTAACAACAACCTTCCAGGACAGGACTGGGTTGTGTCTTTCCTAAAAACACCCAAGCAAATTCTGTCTGAGCgatgttgtatgaatatcaaaaaagTGCGTGCTGGAATTGACCAAAGAATGATGCAAGAATATTTTTCTGAACTTGAAAAAAGTTTAGATGGCATTTCTCCTGAAGCAATAATCAATTATGATGAAACCAACATTACTGACGATCCTGGAGTTAAAAGGGTCATTGGCCGAAGAGGATCAAAACATGTGTACCGTATAATGGACAGTTCAAAAAGTAGTATTAGTGTCATGTTCTGTGACACAGCTAGTGGTGAGCTGCTTCTACCTTATGTAGTTTATGGTGAATCGCATGTGTATGATACTTGGAGGCAGGGTGGCTCGAAAGGTGCACTTTATGGATGTTCAAAAACTTTCTGgtttaatgaaattatattttcaGATTGGTTTGAAGGAATCATACTTCCATATGTGAAAAAGCTGCCCAAAGAAGTGCCAAAGGCTGTAACAGGAGATAACTTGTCAAGTCATATCTCCATAAATGTTTTACAGAAGTGCAGGGAGCATAACATTAAATTTATATTACTGCCACCCAATTCAACACATCTGTGCCAACCTCTCGACGTGGCTTACTTCCGTCCACTGAAGGCTGAGTGGTGCAAAGTTTTAGAAGAATGGAAGCTGAACAATCGGGGTCCTATTATGAAGGACAAATTTCCTGCAGCACTGAAGAAGACGCTTAACGTTATGAATTACAATAACCAAATGGGACACAACATAAAAGCCAGATtcaagaaaactggaatttttccaTTCAATTCACAACAGGTCTTGAAACTCATTCCCAAAACTACTGAAAATGAAGGTGACTCTCAAACACTGGACAATGCATTTTGTACATTTTTGCATGAATTGTTCAGAAAGTAG